The Vanrija pseudolonga chromosome 1, complete sequence genomic sequence GCGAAATGgtctggcgcgcggcgctgtcgcGCAATGAGaagattgtcgacgccgggcacTTGGTCGTGCAGGAGCGGCCggtcgacacggccgacTCGCTCTGGAGATTCCTGTCCACCCTCAGCGCGGGCAAGTggggcgcgtcgagcgaggagATTCGCGCAGAGTATagcgctgccgcgccgccccgcccgagGTTGTAGTGTTAGACACCTGTAGATGAGCATCATGGGATATCGTTGTCTTCTTGCGTCTTGCGGCCTGTGTCTACATTTTCATCGTAATCTACAACGCCCGCCTAAGCGGCAATGGCAAACTTGGCCGCTGCCTCGTCAAacgccttctccttggcggcgaggtcggccgcgaAGGGgtggctcgtcgccgcgagcttggcggcggcctcgtcgtccccgagcgaggtggcgacggcaagcacgttgacgtcgtcggcgccgccgtcgcgtcccTGCGCCTCCTggacgtcggccttggcctcaTCGACGTGGCTGAGGAGTAGGTGGGCGGCCGCGTGCGACGCGAGCActggcggcgtgcggccCGCAGGCAGCTGGTACAGCTCCTCGTAGAAGTAGTACGCCTGGTGGAGGGGGCGGGCTCCCTGGGGCAGCGGTCAgcgacgctcgctcgctccacATCCATCCAACACTCCACCCACCGTCTTGAGCCCGATCCACGCCTCGATCGCCTGGACGAGCGTGCTGTCGTTACCGatgcgcttggcggcggcgtactgctgctgtgcgaggtcgcggcggtcgagcgcgagtaAGAGCTGCGTGAGGAGCGCGATGCTGTCGTCAGCGCAATAGCAGGGGCCCAACCCACcactcgaggtcggccttggccgcgCCCTCGGTGAGCGTAgcgaccgcctcctcgttctccttctcgaggaTGAAGATGgtgccggcgagcgcgcgcgtcgggccctcgacgtcggcctcgacggcgtccccctcgacctcgagcacgaggtcgcgcacctcgtcgacggcggctgcgcggctcGTGCCAGTGGAAGAGAGGTACGTTGCGAGCGCGgacgccgcacgcgcgctcggcggcgccggctcgacagcgaggaaCGGCTTGAgcaccgcctgcgccgcggccgcgtcggctggctgcagcgcgaggtgCGACCGCGCGACGTAGACTGCGCGCGGGAGCGCGGACGGGTCGTCGCCTGGCGTGAGGGGCTGCGAggacgcctcggcgatggTCGCTGGGGTCAGTGAGGAAGCAGACACGTAGCGTACCCTTGTACGAGCCTGTGTGGTGTCAGCTGTGTCGTAGGAGACGCACATACCTTGGTGGAAGAGCTGCTTGACGTGGTACAATGGGTCGGCTTCCATGGTGTCGTTTGGGTAGATTGTCAAAGGATCGGTCAGATGTTGCTTGGTTCGAggtgtcgtcgcggcgcgtaTGGAGGTCAATGCGCTGGAGAGACACGTGGAGGTTAAAGTAGGGGGCGGGTTAAAAAGTATTACAGAAGATGTGTTATAGTCTTATGCCTTACGAGTTAGGCCATTAGGAAGTTTCTAATCAACCGCCCACTCTATTATATCGGAAACGAGCAGCCTGTTGAGGGCGTGAGCAGTTCGCGACTGATGCATCTCGAGACAATGTTATGGACTGCAGGGCAGCGACTTGTTGACCAAGCCCACTACTCTACCACGCCCTCGTGAACGGCTCGTCAAAGAcgcgcgtctcggcgtcaACCTTGGTGCCGCAGAGGGTACAGGGCGGGTGCTCGTACTCTGTGCCACCCGTGCGGAACTGATGGGCAGAGGTCTCATCGGAGTCCCACTGGCCAACAGAGATGAGACGAGGGACAATGTCCACA encodes the following:
- the COPE gene encoding Coatomer subunit epsilon, which codes for MEADPLYHVKQLFHQGSYKATIAEASSQPLTPGDDPSALPRAVYVARSHLALQPADAAAAQAVLKPFLAVEPAPPSARAASALATYLSSTGTSRAAAVDEVRDLVLEVEGDAVEADVEGPTRALAGTIFILEKENEEAVATLTEGAAKADLECIALLTQLLLALDRRDLAQQQYAAAKRIGNDSTLVQAIEAWIGLKTGARPLHQAYYFYEELYQLPAGRTPPVLASHAAAHLLLSHVDEAKADVQEAQGRDGGADDVNVLAVATSLGDDEAAAKLAATSHPFAADLAAKEKAFDEAAAKFAIAA